CCAGCGGCGCCTCGCGCGCCGTGATCGACCCGGCGGCGGACAACACGGCGGCGAACAGCGCGAACTGGAAGCTGGGCACCGCGGTGTACAGCGGCACCAACAAGGGCACGCCGGGCGCGCCCAACGACGGAGCGGCCACGCCGCCCACCAGCACGGGCCCGGTGGCGACGGTCGTCGTCTCGCCGGCCACGGTCACGCTGGCCCCCGGCGCCACGCGCCAGTTCAGCGCCACGGCCCGCGACGCGAACGGCCAGGTCACCGCCACGACCTTCACGTGGACGAGCCTGAACACCACGGTCGCGACCATCAGCGCGGGCGGCCTGGCGACGGCCAAGGCCGACGGCACCGCGAACGTGGTGGTCACCAGCGGCAATGGGTTCGCCGACACGGCCACCATCACCGTCAGCACGGTGGTGAACTCGACCTCGGCCGAGTACCTGAACCACGTGGAGTTCGGCACGCCCACCGACGGTACGCCGAACGACGAGGTGATCGTCCGCCACACCGAGTACGTGCTCAGCTACAGCCCCAAGCACGCCGGGCCCAACTGGGTGAGCTGGGACCTGAACGCCACGCACTTCGGCGCCGCCCAGCGCTGCGACTGCTTCGCCGCGGACCCGATTCTGCCGGACTCGCTGTATCACGTGGTGACGTCGGACTACACCGGCAGCGGCTACAGCCGCGGCCACATGGTGATGAGCCAGCAGCGCACGGCCACGGACCTGGACAACCAGCACGCGTTCTTCATGACCAACATCCTGCCGCAGTACCAGGACATGAACGGCGGGCCGTGGGAGAAGTTCGAGGTCTACAACAACGACCTGGCGCGCACGAGCGGCAAGGAGCTGTACGTGATCGCCGGCGGGTACTGGCCGCCCAACCCGGCCACGCTGAACAACGCGGGCAAGATCGAGATCCCCAGCCGCACCTGGAAGATCGTGGTGATCCTGCCGCGCGGTAAAACGCTGGCCGACGTGCACAGCACGGCCGACCTGCAGGTGATCGCTGTGGACATGCCCAACGTGACGGGCATCATCTCCAACGGCTGGGAGATGTACCGCACCTCGGTGGATGCCATCGAGGCGGCGACCGGCTACGACTTCCTGGCCCTGCTGCCGGACTCGATCGAGAACACGGTCGAGGCGAGCAGCAACTAAAGCGCGGCTGATTCGAAACAGCAGGACGAAGCGCCCCGGTCCATCGCGGACCGGGGCGCTTCGTCGTTGGGGGGGATGCTGGCAGGGGCCTGTGGTTCGGCATTGGAGCAGTGCCGGTGCCGAGAACGTGTCGCAGCGGGGGGGATGCCCCTCCCCCAGCCCCTCCCCCGCAAGCGGGAGAAGGGAGCTTGTTCCGCGGCGGGCGGTTCAGGGTTGCATCGATCCGGGCTCCGTATCAGCGGGGTAGGACGGCACCAGAAGCCAGCGTCGGCCAGAGGAGGGAGAGGCGAAGTCCGCATGGGTGCATGATATACCGAGCAAGGTGCTCGACAGCTGCTGCGGCGTCGCTTCACCGAGAGCAGATCGACTCCGATCCCCCCATCCTCGCATCCGCGGCACAGAGGAAACCCACCTGGCCCCGGCCGATCTCTCCACTCCCGTTTTGCGGGGGAGGGGGCATCCTTTCCGCCACCGACGCACTCAAACAAATGGACAAGCGACATACCTGGATTCCGCGCGGAACGGCGGTTCAGCTACGCGCGATCCAGAAGATGTGCGCCGGTTGGTGACGGGCACACGAAAACCGCGGCGGGCGCGAACGAGCGCGCCTGCCGCGGGGGTTCCGAAGCGCGGGCGGATGCGGAGTGCGCGTCCGCCTGCGCGGGGGGCTAGAAGACGGTGGTGCCGCCCGTGCCGCCGCCGCCGTCGATGGGGGCGCCGGACTGGAGCGTCAGCTCGGACAGGTGCGGGAGGCGCTCTACGTTGGGCGCGATCCACGCCTGGCGTGCGGCGGGCGCGGAGATGTCCGTCTGCGAATGGACCTGGGTCATGGCACCTTTGCGTGGGCGAGAGAACTCCCCACGGCGGGGGAGGAGGGGAGCTGGATGATCAGGCGGGATGGCCCGGCCCGGCCGCGAGGGCCAGGCGCTCCTACATGATGCACCGGAACGTGTGTGTTGCGCAATGCCTGCGATGCGCCCGGCGGACAATCGGGGGCCGGCCCGCATACCCCGCCGCCGCGGCCCTAGACGGCGGAACACGTGTCGCCGCCAGCCCGCACCCTGAAGACAGCCGGCGGGCTCCGGACGTTGGGAGCCGCCGCCCGGTGCCGGCGTCGTCCGCGAGGAACGACGCCGGCGCCGGGCACGTGCGTCAGTTGATGACGGTGGCGCTGGGCCGCGCCTCGACCTCGGCCTCGATGGCGTCGGGCAGGGCCGAGAGGAAGTCGTACCCGGTGGCGGCCTCGATGGCATCTACCGTGGTGGTGTACTGCTGCCAGTGCTCGCTGGCGATGCCGGTTACGTTGGGCATGTTCACCACGATGATCTGCACGTCGCTGGCGGAGTGCACGTCGGCAAGGCCCTTACCGTACGGGAGGATCACCATGATCTTCCACGTGGTGGTGGGGATCGCGACCTTGCCCTCGTTCTTGAGCGTGGCGGGAGTGGCCGGGAAGATGCCGCCCGAGATGTTGTAGATCTCCTTCTGGTTGAAGCGCGCCAGCTCGTTGCCGTACGTCTCCAGCTCGCCCCACGGCCCGCCGTTCAGGTCCTGGAACTGCGGCAGGATGTTGGTGGTGAGGAAGGTGGTGTCGTTGTCCGCGCGCGTCTGCGTGCGCTGCTCGCTCTGGCACATGTGCCCGCGCGAGTAGCCGCTGTTGGTGTAGTCGTTCGTCGTCACCTGGTACACGCCGTACGGCACCAGCGCCGGGTCGGTGAAGAAGGTGGGAGCCCGCGCCACCCTGCCGAAGTGCGTGCGGTTCAGGTCCCAGCTCACCCAGTTGGGCCCGCCGCGGCTGGCGTTGTACGACAGCGCGTACTGCGTGCGCTGGGGCGGCACGATCAGGATGTCGTTGTTGCCCCCGCCCGGCGTGGGCAGGCCGAACTCCACGTGGTTGCGGTAGATGGCGGCCGGGCTGTACTGGAAGACGCCGTACACCGTGCTGTCGGCCTTGCCGTTGGCGGCCGTGGCGACGATGACCGTCTTGCCCGTGTCCGCGTGCGTCACCAGGCCGGTGCCGTCGATGGTCGCCACCGCCGGGTTGGTGCTGCTCCACGTGATGGTGGTGGGCGACGCCTGGCCCAGGGTGTCCTCGGCGAAGGCGCTGAAGCGGCGGA
The DNA window shown above is from Longimicrobiaceae bacterium and carries:
- a CDS encoding DNA/RNA non-specific endonuclease, yielding SGASRAVIDPAADNTAANSANWKLGTAVYSGTNKGTPGAPNDGAATPPTSTGPVATVVVSPATVTLAPGATRQFSATARDANGQVTATTFTWTSLNTTVATISAGGLATAKADGTANVVVTSGNGFADTATITVSTVVNSTSAEYLNHVEFGTPTDGTPNDEVIVRHTEYVLSYSPKHAGPNWVSWDLNATHFGAAQRCDCFAADPILPDSLYHVVTSDYTGSGYSRGHMVMSQQRTATDLDNQHAFFMTNILPQYQDMNGGPWEKFEVYNNDLARTSGKELYVIAGGYWPPNPATLNNAGKIEIPSRTWKIVVILPRGKTLADVHSTADLQVIAVDMPNVTGIISNGWEMYRTSVDAIEAATGYDFLALLPDSIENTVEASSN